Proteins encoded together in one Terriglobus saanensis SP1PR4 window:
- a CDS encoding XRE family transcriptional regulator — translation MNKDKQSEALHTGSSFDDFLEEEGMRNEVEGAAIKRVLAWQFKQEMEKQKKTKQSMARELKTSRSQLDRLLDPANTAVSLETLTRAANILGKRLIFEVRDKLPARKNPVRGPAKNKTTVGSSPKPLGSLPASKVRRSA, via the coding sequence ATGAACAAAGACAAGCAATCCGAAGCCTTGCACACCGGTTCCTCCTTTGACGATTTTCTTGAAGAAGAGGGCATGCGCAACGAGGTGGAGGGAGCGGCCATCAAGCGCGTCCTCGCCTGGCAGTTCAAGCAGGAGATGGAGAAGCAGAAGAAGACTAAGCAAAGTATGGCCAGGGAGTTAAAGACAAGCCGATCTCAGCTGGATCGCTTGCTCGATCCCGCGAACACCGCAGTGTCGCTGGAGACGTTGACGCGTGCGGCCAATATTTTAGGAAAACGGTTGATCTTTGAAGTTCGGGATAAGCTGCCTGCCAGAAAAAACCCTGTGCGCGGCCCGGCAAAAAACAAAACTACGGTCGGTTCATCTCCTAAGCCTCTGGGATCTCTACCTGCCTCAAAGGTTCGTCGAAGCGCGTAA
- a CDS encoding type II toxin-antitoxin system RelE/ParE family toxin, with translation MKRIPAMFFRTAAGGEPVREWLRGLEPVEDRRRIGIDIKTVEFGWPIGMPTCRPLKDGLYEVRTNLTGGKIARVLFYIDVQSRMILLHGFIKKTQKTPDEDLDLARRNKRLHEAETRAKR, from the coding sequence ATGAAGCGAATTCCGGCGATGTTTTTTCGTACCGCTGCCGGAGGCGAACCAGTTCGGGAGTGGCTTAGGGGATTGGAGCCCGTAGAAGATCGCAGGCGGATCGGCATCGATATCAAGACGGTAGAGTTTGGCTGGCCGATTGGAATGCCAACCTGCCGTCCTCTGAAAGACGGACTCTACGAAGTGCGAACAAATCTAACAGGCGGAAAGATTGCACGGGTACTCTTTTACATCGACGTCCAGAGTCGCATGATTCTGCTTCACGGATTCATCAAGAAGACTCAAAAGACACCGGATGAGGATCTGGACCTCGCCCGAAGGAATAAGCGGCTCCATGAAGCGGAAACGAGGGCAAAGCGATGA
- a CDS encoding M20/M25/M40 family metallo-hydrolase, giving the protein MYLDFARRCAAFAALACCTLQLSAADKPKVPPYYAEQPATEHLDLTMYQRIREEGFAHSHVMEFASALMDGIGPRLTGSPNMKKANEWTRDTLTKIGLQNAHLEDWGEFGIGWQQINSWARIITPDTEPLWLQAAPWSPATKGPITGDVVHLAIATDADLDAAITKYKGKLSGKIVLFGIMRPVPDITAPLFSRYTDEELKEMEGSEQATPRVPRPGAPTPAERLRTAALRAKALKMMTDEGVAVILTPSRDGNKGGGAGIIFDDNNADLVRGAQNPANRVTVPNAVLTIEGYGRLVRLLAANVPVKLEVNLESTTTGDHEHGFNTVAEIPGSDPKLKEQVVMVGGHLDSWISGTGATDNGAGSVVAMEAVRILKALDLHPRRTIRIALWSGEEQGLYGSKGYVKQHFGEFEEKSPASDPGTGLPRQPTGPLKTTKEWETLDAYYNLDNGTGRVRGVYLQGNYAIGPIFKQWLAPLADLSATTLTPRDTGGTDHLSFDAVGLPGFQFIQDPMDYETRTHHSNMDTVERLHPADLMQAAVIEAIFLYNTSEREEMMPRKPFPHPELNRERNAPLKDIFPNAVEPAGKPGTPTAQ; this is encoded by the coding sequence ATGTACTTAGACTTCGCGCGCCGTTGTGCAGCTTTCGCCGCACTCGCCTGTTGTACCCTGCAACTCTCCGCCGCAGATAAACCTAAAGTCCCTCCGTACTACGCCGAACAGCCCGCCACCGAACACCTCGATCTCACCATGTACCAGCGCATCCGCGAGGAAGGCTTCGCCCACTCACACGTCATGGAGTTCGCCTCGGCCCTCATGGATGGCATTGGACCGCGCCTCACCGGTTCGCCCAACATGAAGAAGGCCAACGAGTGGACCCGCGACACCCTCACCAAAATCGGCCTGCAGAACGCCCATCTCGAAGACTGGGGTGAGTTTGGCATCGGCTGGCAGCAGATCAACTCCTGGGCCCGCATCATCACGCCGGACACCGAACCCCTCTGGCTGCAGGCCGCTCCCTGGTCTCCCGCCACCAAAGGCCCCATTACCGGCGACGTAGTCCACCTCGCCATCGCGACAGACGCCGACCTGGACGCAGCCATCACGAAGTACAAGGGCAAGCTGAGCGGCAAGATCGTCCTCTTCGGCATCATGCGTCCCGTTCCCGACATCACCGCGCCGCTCTTCTCCCGCTACACCGACGAAGAACTCAAAGAGATGGAAGGCTCCGAACAGGCCACGCCGCGCGTACCTCGCCCCGGCGCACCCACCCCCGCCGAACGCCTGCGCACCGCAGCCCTCCGCGCGAAAGCGCTCAAGATGATGACCGACGAAGGCGTCGCCGTCATCCTTACCCCCTCGCGCGACGGCAACAAAGGCGGCGGTGCCGGCATCATCTTCGACGACAACAACGCTGACCTCGTCCGCGGCGCGCAGAACCCGGCCAACCGCGTCACCGTCCCCAACGCCGTCCTCACCATCGAAGGCTACGGTCGCCTCGTCCGTCTCCTCGCGGCCAACGTCCCCGTCAAACTCGAGGTCAACCTCGAATCCACCACCACCGGCGACCACGAACACGGCTTCAACACCGTGGCCGAGATCCCCGGCTCCGACCCCAAACTGAAAGAGCAGGTCGTCATGGTCGGCGGCCATCTCGACAGCTGGATCTCCGGCACCGGAGCGACCGACAACGGCGCTGGCTCGGTCGTCGCCATGGAGGCTGTCCGCATCCTCAAGGCGCTCGACCTTCACCCCCGCCGCACCATCCGCATCGCGCTCTGGAGCGGAGAAGAGCAAGGCCTGTACGGCTCCAAAGGCTACGTAAAACAGCACTTCGGTGAGTTCGAGGAGAAAAGCCCCGCTAGCGATCCCGGCACGGGTCTGCCTCGCCAGCCCACCGGCCCGCTGAAGACCACCAAGGAGTGGGAGACGCTCGACGCCTACTACAACCTGGATAATGGCACAGGTCGCGTCCGTGGCGTCTATCTCCAGGGCAACTACGCCATTGGCCCGATCTTCAAACAATGGCTCGCTCCCCTGGCCGACCTCTCCGCAACCACTCTCACCCCGCGCGATACCGGCGGCACGGACCATCTCTCCTTCGACGCCGTCGGCCTGCCGGGCTTCCAATTCATCCAGGACCCCATGGACTACGAGACACGTACCCACCACTCCAATATGGACACCGTCGAACGCCTCCACCCTGCTGACCTGATGCAGGCCGCGGTCATCGAGGCGATCTTCCTCTACAACACCTCGGAACGCGAAGAGATGATGCCCCGCAAACCCTTCCCGCACCCCGAACTGAACCGCGAACGCAACGCCCCGCTCAAGGACATCTTCCCCAACGCCGTAGAACCAGCAGGCAAGCCCGGCACTCCCACCGCGCAGTAA